Sequence from the Cucurbita pepo subsp. pepo cultivar mu-cu-16 chromosome LG02, ASM280686v2, whole genome shotgun sequence genome:
tcataaaaggAGTTCTACTGTCGAATTACCATAACAATCTTAAAGAAAGTAGTTGAGTTCGGTTAAGATTGCGAaccatattttttagttggttgggttgattCGACGTGATCAAATGGAATTctgaattttctaaaaattcaactgAAAAATGTCTAACtcaatctaaattttatagtTCATGTCCTATGAACAGGTTTAAGttgttataaatttgatgTCTAATAgatctttaaacttttgtgTCAATTTTGATTATTGACGAATAAATATAGGAAAAAGCTCTGACAAAAGCATCGAATGAGGATAAAACAGTAATCTTGACAACGTTGAATGCGGCATGGGCAGAGCCGGATTCACTCCTTGATCTGTTCCTCAAAAGCTTCCACTCCGGGAACGGAACACAGAGGCTATTGAAGCACTTAGTGATAGTATGTCTGGACGCAAAAGCGTACCAACGCTGCGTGGCCTCGCACCCTCACTGCTACCAATTGGACACCAAAGGAGCCAATTTCTCCGGCGAGGCCTATTTCATGACCGCCGATTACCTCAAAATGATGTGGCGAAGAATCCAGTTCCTCACCTCTGTTCTCGAAATGGGTTTCAGCTTCGTCTTCNCGACGCTGCGTGGCCTCGCACCCTCACTGCTACCAATTGGACaccgaaggagccaatttctCCGGCGAGGCCTATTTCATGACCGCCGATTACCTCAAAATGATGTGGCGAAGAATTCAATTCCTCACCTCTGTTCTCGAAATGGGTTTCAGCTTCGTCTTCACTGTAAGCTTCTTCCAATTTCCCCTCGAAACGCAGTTCTAATTCAATGATTAGAAGTTCTAGTTTCTCTGTGGGCGCAGGATTCCGACATCATGTGGCTACAAGACCCATTCAATCACTTCCACCCCGACGCCGATTTCCAAATCGCTTGCGATACGTTCAAAGGAAGCNTGGGCGCAGGATTCCGACATCATGTGGCTACAAGACCCATTCAATCACTTCCACCCAGACGCCGATTTCCAAATCGCTTGCGATACGTTCAAAGGAAGCTCCGAGGATTTAAACAACAGACCAAATGGCGGCTTCGTCTACGTCAAATCCAACACAAAAACCATAAGATTCTACAAATTTTGGTACGAATCCAGAACCATGTTCCCAGGTCGGCACGATCAAGACGTgcttaacaaaatcaaacacagCCCATTAATCCCTGAAATTGGACTCAAAATACGCTTCCTGGACACCGCGAACTTCGGCGGGTTCTGTCAGATGGGGCGCGACTTCACCAAAGTGTGCACAGTTCATGCCAATTGCTGCGTTGGGCTCGACAATAAAGTGCACGATCTCAGGATTTTGCTCAATGATTGGTCTAAGTTTGTTAATCACAAAGCTTCGTCCAGGCCTTCATGGAGTGTTCCTCAAGATTGCAGGTATGATCTTGAACGAATTTGCGTTTGTTGGCGATTATATACGACAGAaattgaatgtttttttttttttttgttgtttgttggaATGGGAACTTCAGAACTTCGTTTCAAAGAGGGAGACAGAGCAAGCATGGTAAGAAAAAAGGCGGCTGATGGGTATAATCAGAAGCTCGCATGGAATCAACTGTATGTTTTGGGTTATGAGAATCTGTTTAGttcaaaacatttaaattttaatagtaacgtttgaaattaaataatcgaTAAGGTTAATGTTATATTAAACTATAGACTAAATCTCGTGTTCAACTCTCCCTCGTGTTGAGTCTCCTGTCCCGTCGGATCACTTGCTGTCGCCGCTGTCGGTAAGTCACCGGAGAAGGGTGTTtctttgtctctctctttgtCTCTCTCTATCTCACTCTCATCCCTTTCTGATGAATAGGTGGTCGCCGGTAGCCTGGTTATTGGAAATGCGCTGTCGTGCTCGTTCGTTGTAGCTGACGGTTAGGGAGGGAGAAGTGCAACAAGTTCATCTAGTTCGCATGGTTTGATTTGGTTCGATATGATCCTAACCCGTTCTCGCTCAACCCATTGACTTTTGTTGACTTTGACCAGTTTAGCCTCGGTTCTAACCATTTCGACCCCAAATCGATCAATTTAGCCTATTTTTCGTTCGATTCTTGGTCATTTTTGCTGGTTCAAATTAGGCCACCTTTGATTTAAGATTACTTCAAGCATGTTTATATAAAATCTACTAGTAATTATGTGTATTTCATGATGGTTATGGATAGTTTAGATACACGTAGGTTACATCGAGAAGTCGATAGCTTAGATCGAGTttataatgaatttttaagGTAAGTGAATTTATTATTGGAGACTATATGTTAGGTAAGATAAATTGTATAATGTATGATATTTGACGTGATCTTTTGATGTGATTCCAAATGATGATCATCTCATCCCGCCTGTGTGATCATCAAGGGACTTGAAGGTCTTGTCAGGCGAGGAACTGACTTCAAAGGACAGTGCAGACGCGCTACGATGTCGGATCCATTTGCAGGGGCGAAAGGAGGTAGGCTCACCTTCAAGGGAGGAGTCCTAGCCTCCCGTAGTAAGGCTATtgacaagaagaagaagaagaagaaaggtaaAAGTAAAGGCGACGAGAACCCTACGGATGAGGGAGAGATTTTGTCGTCAGCGGATGGTGCAGATGGCGGTGTCGGAGAAGTGTATACTATTGACGCGGCCAAGCGTATGAAGTACGAGGAGCTCTTCCCGGTGGAGACAAAGAAGTTCGGTTACGACCCTAACAACTCCAATACCAAGTTGAAGTCTGTGGAGGAATCTCTCGATGACCGTGTCAAAAAGAAAGCGGATCGTTATTGTAAATAATCAGGTCACTTCTCGCGCTATTTTCCTTCAGGTTTGCCTCTACATTTGTTCTCGCAATTCCATGGTTGCAGTTTGTATTTCACGCCTGAGTTTGATGGATATTTGAGTTAGGATTTCCAATTTGATGTGCCTTATATTCAGAGAAATTCTGAATTTAGTTAGGACAATCTCTTCCTTCGATTCTTTTTACTCTGATGTTTTCATCTCTTTTAGGAGTCCTTGAATAGATACGCATAGGAAGGAATAAGTTGCCTAGTTCCTTAGGGGACAATCAATTTTCCTCcattttggcctgttacatatcatcactagtagatattatccactttgatcTGTTACCTATCATCGTCAGACAATCCACTCTCTAatgggggccagtgtcctcgctggcacaccgcccggtgtttagctatgatactatttgtaacaccCAAAGTCcgttgctagcagatattgtccattttggcttGTTACATATCACCGCCACACAATCCATTCCCttaggggccagcgttctcgctgacacacaACCCGATGTTTGTCActtctagcagatattgtccgttttaacccattacgtatcaccatcaacttcacaattttaaaacgtgtctactataAAGAGGGTTTAGCCAAACTTTCCCCACAAAATCTTTCTAACTATGATTCAAATTCAAGACAAAATTTATGGGAGCCTTCCGAAAGAAAATCCTCGAAAATGTTAAATTCTCAATTCTATAGTGGTATTTATAggtttaatttcaaaaaaataaaaaattaaatgagagTGGAATGGGTTTAAACTATCAATTTTTACAATGGTAGTTACTGTATTATCACTAGGTATTTGGTCcggtaattttgaaaaatttaaattctaaaaataaattcaatcaaCTGTAGGGGTGTAGTTGTAATTTAacccatattttaaaattggaaaattaacCCACCCCATTTTCTAGATTTCAAAAAGAAACATGGGCTAGAAGATTTTGGGTTTAGGGCTTTTATGCCGATTGGGCCAAGAAGAACAGAATGAGAAGATACTCGTGGATCCATCGTCGTCTCTGCGAGAATCAAGCAACCGGAAGTGCCCCAAATGATGATCATCTCATCCCGCCTGTGTGATCATCAAGGGACTTGAAGGTCTTGTCAGGCGAGGAACTGACTTCAAAGGACAGTGCAGACGCGCTACGATGTCGGATCCATTTGCAGGGGCGAAAGGAGGTAGGCTCACCTTCAAGGGAGGAGTCCTAGCCTCCCGTAGTAAGGCTATtgacaagaagaagaagaagaagaaaggtaaAAGTAAAGGCGACGAGAACCCTACGGATGAGGGAGAGATTTTGTCGTCAGCGGATGGTGCAGATGGCGGTGTCGGAGAAGTGTATACTATTGACGCGGCCAAGCGTATGAAGTACGAGGAGCTCTTCCCGGTGGAGACAAAGAAGTTCGGTTACGACCCTAACAACTCCAATACCAAGTTGAAGTCTGTGGAGGAATCTCTCGATGACCGTGTCAAAAAGAAAGCGGATCGTTATTGTAAATAATCAGGTCACTTCTCGCGCTATTTTCCTTCAGGTTTGCCTCTACATTTGTTCTCGCAATTCCATGGTTGCAGTTTGTATTTCACGCCTGAGTTTGATGGATATTTGAGTTAGGATTTCCAATTTGATGTGCCTTATATTCAGAGAAATTCTGAATTTAGTTAGGACAATCTCTTCCTTCGATTCTTTTTACTCTGATGTTTTCATCTCTTTTAGGAGTCCTTGAATAGATACGCATAGGAAGGAATAAGTTGCCTAGTTCCTTAGGGGACAATCAATTTTCCTCCATATCTTATACTgttagagaatagaaagttggGATCTTCATTGGCGAAGTTCTGATCCAATCATAATGAATAGCAAATTATTCAGTTTGCACCATTACCTGCTTTCCTGGATAGTTGTTTTGATTACTCATTTTGTATTCTTAGGTCTCAGTTGTTCATAACTTCATTAATTAACGAAGCTGTGGTTAAATTGTTCCTTTTAGTAAGGAACATCTTTTGTTCCCATCCAAGTGCGAAGGCAGGGCAGTTCAGGTATATAACTATACTCCAGAACAAATCAGGATTAGGATGAACGGTTCTCCAACTTGTTAATTTGTAAAAGTAAGGTAAAATCATGATAACCATATGTGAGTGATAGCTGTGAAGTAGTAAAGGTAAGAGCAAGGAGTTGCGGGTATAACCCTAACATCAAAAGGGGACAAAAGAGCTCTCTGACTTAGTAACTAGTGAATAAGGTTATATGACAAGCATCCTCTGTAGCTGCCATAAAGTGGTCTTGTGCGCGGCCATCATCTAGATGAGTCTGGGCTTCCTACAGTTACATAATTGCCCGTGGAAGCCCCCTTGATTCCCTCTCTATAAAAAGAAGCTTTCTGCATCTGGGGCATTGGCGcatgattttattaaacaacGTTCGACTTTCATGTGTTAATCATATAGCTAGCTTTCCTTTTGAGCCAGgatcaaactcaaattttgaGTATGATTGGTCCCTGCCCTTTGCCAAACACATGTGAAGTCTTCATATTTATCTGCAGAAGCTCTTCAATTATCACGTTCTAGATTCGTCGGTAGTCTTCCCCAATAGCATTACGTCCAActgatgttttatttttcttgttgggAAAAGAAACATGTTGCCTGCTCGACATGATATGCCGAGTCAGACAAGGTAACTCATCTTAGGCATAGCCTAAgccagaaagaaaagaaggggagagaacaagaaagaaagaaagtaagTTTGGAGCTGTAGGCACCTCTGACCTTTTTGTTTCTCCCTCTATACTCCTTTTGTTTTAGGTGAAAATGCAGAATAGCCTCACATTTTATTGCAGCGGGTGTGGGTTTAGAGAATGGTCTATTCTATTCTATCTTGTGGAGAAAAAGGGGCCCGGTATGGTAGTTAGAAATAGAATCTTGGGCGTTGTCACTGGTGCTGTTATTTAAAATCAGGGTACGGGTAAACTCTTTACTGGAAGCCTGATCTCTACTTTGTTCACCCTACCCCGCCAAATCCTTTCTACGATTCTCTAGTTCTTTGATAATCTTCTCTTCACCTCTCATCCTTTAATGTAAATAAGCCCATCTCTTCCAGTTTTCTTTTAGTAGAATAGCTGTCAAAGCTTACCTGTGTTGACGTTGTGTTGACGTTGGTTGAAGAGGacaacgaagcattttttataagggtgtgaaaacctctccttaataatacgcgttttaaaaaccttgagaggaatctcgaaaaggaaagcctaaagaggacaatatctgttagcggtggggttgagctgttataaatggtataagagccaaaTATCGGACattgtgccagcgaggatgctaacCCCTaaggagggtagattgtgagattccacggagaacaaaaacattccttattagAGCGgagaaacctctctttagtagacgcgttttaaaaaccttgaggagaagcccgaaagagaaattccagaaatgacaatatctgttagcggtggacttgaactgttaccATTGATAATGGCAAATTGTGGTGCAATTTGCATACCATATTCCTAGGTTTGAAAACTGGTTTATGTAGAAAatgactttcttttttcagtttACAAAAAAGGAATGTAAAGATTGGCTAATTTGAAGGTATGGAGAGCGGTGCTGGTAACCTTTTGCTTTACATTACTCATGATCTTAGTGCATAACTGTGGATAGCTAGCATTCTTCCATATTTGATGAAATGAATTGATGTTTGTTTCACATTTTTGTGGAAGCTTTTGGTCCTGAAATTCTTCACCACCTTGTTTATGTTTTGCCATAACACTCATGTCGCAGTTCTTTGTTTGCAGGCATTGGTCATAATGGAACTACTTTTATGATATGGTATGGTAATCTATGTAGACTCTCATGTGCCATTACCATTGAAGCAATTTTCGTTCAAGCTGATTGTAATTACacttctttttccctttaatagttttgttCTCCCCCACTGTCTAATAGGAGGCCAAATTTGTACCAGCTAACATGAGAACATGACCATATCTTTAGTTATATATGGACACTTTGTAGAAAGATGGCCTTATGGGTTATTCCAACAATTCACCAAAAAACGtggttttgggtttttttaagGTAAGTGGACACCATGGATTGAACTCGTTCCCTTTTATCGACACGTTCGGGATTTTTGGCTTGACATGGGTAAAAACCAATTAAGATAAATGTGAACGATTTTAGTTGTTTAGTAAGTTATCTAAGATCTTTCTACTGTCAAaccaaaactttaaaatttcatttccatCTTTCTATACTTCTATcagataatttatattaaacaaaataatttttttttttcttaaacaatgaatttataataaaatagatgttaaatataaaaaaaataattgaaataatataccTATTTTGGTCATTTGCATTAAGCATTTTGGGCTAATATATTTGAGCTGGGCCCAAATTTATTCGAGCCGGATCTAACTCGTTATATGTGAGCCCATAAGGCCCATAAGaatatcttttatttgtttaatttggaAGACGCGTTAGTTGTTTCTTGGGACCAATTAGAATGGGACACGTCCGTAGTTGAGATCATATCTGGACCGTCGGATGGAGATGTATTTTTGGTTTCGATGGATCGGGTCGTAGCTTTAGCAACCTCTTATTATATGGAGCGAAAGGGCAAAACAATCTGTTAGCGCCGTTCGGGGAGTCTTTATTCCTTCCGCGAGCCCCTCAGTCTTATCCCCTAACTCCAAAACCCTAGCCCGAAGGTAATTCCCTCCCTCCTCTTCGCTCTTCACCTCTCTGCTTCATCTTTATTCTCTTCTCCCCCTTGCTTCTTAGATTCTATTGTCGGGGACTTTTTCAATCTTCACCCATGCTTGAGCTTCTAAGCTGTGACGAAGTTTTGTAGATTCATTCATCTCggtttctccttcttcttccacgCTACGGTTTTCCAATCTTGTTTGTTCTGCATTTAGGTCCCATTTCTTATTCCAGTGTTTTGTAGTTGTTCGTATCCCGTTCTTTTCTATAATTTGTAAGCCTTTTGGAACTTTACGACATTTTGATTGCTGTCTTCGTTTTGgttatatttatatgattgAGGGCTGGGTCATTACTCAGTATTGTTATAGAGTTTTATGATGATTCAGTCTCAGTTAGGTTGTTTTGTTGGTACATTCTCTTTTCggattcatatttttattgtaactGATAAGTTGTTctgaaaaatatcattttgattGGGGATCTGCTCGTGCTCGTAtctttggtattttttttacttttatttataattaaacttGGTTTTAATGTCATGCAGATGGATCAGGAGAGACTTAGGAAGATTGCCAGTGCTGTCCGCACTGGTGGAAAGGGTACAATGAGAAGGTAATTCTGTAATTTTATTGCAATTTTGCTCGTTTGTTCTGTTGCTGCAACGATTTCAGCCTTGATAAGTTGCAATACTGATAACACCATCTTGGTTACCTTGTGTTCTGTTGCTGCAACGATTTCAGCCTTGATAAGTTGCAATACTGATAACACCATCTTGGTTACCTTTTGTT
This genomic interval carries:
- the LOC111788364 gene encoding uncharacterized protein At4g15970-like; protein product: MKINWKKKERDKLRSTKEIRDREKRSRQNKPSSSYTLISPPLPGVSSSSPPLYPPPMKPTSGDVQPSGTAPFGAHTAVVRWKTVRLSVAFFGVILGLLVLYNSAINPFNILPVSYSYRAFRSYSSLRNPLLEKALTKASNEDKTVILTTLNAAWAEPDSLLDLFLKSFHSGNGTQRLLKHLVIVCLDAKAYQRCVASHPHCYQLDTKGANFSGEAYFMTADYLKMMWRRIQFLTSVLEMGFSFVFTDSDIMWLQDPFNHFHPDADFQIACDTFKGSSEDLNNRPNGGFVYVKSNTKTIRFYKFWYESRTMFPGRHDQDVLNKIKHSPLIPEIGLKIRFLDTANFGGFCQMGRDFTKVCTVHANCCVGLDNKVHDLRILLNDWSKFVNHKASSRPSWSVPQDCRTSFQRGRQSKHGKKKGG
- the LOC111788363 gene encoding uncharacterized protein LOC111788363 — encoded protein: MSDPFAGAKGGRLTFKGGVLASRSKAIDKKKKKKKGKSKGDENPTDEGEILSSADGADGGVGEVYTIDAAKRMKYEELFPVETKKFGYDPNNSNTKLKSVEESLDDRVKKKADRYCK